In a single window of the Pseudorca crassidens isolate mPseCra1 chromosome 9, mPseCra1.hap1, whole genome shotgun sequence genome:
- the MRPL17 gene encoding large ribosomal subunit protein bL17m: MRLSVAAAISHGRVFRRLGLGPESRIHLLQNLLTGLVRHERIEASWARVDELRGYAEKLIDYGKLGDTNERAMRMADFWLTEKDLIPKLFHVLAPRYQGQNGGYTRMLQIPNRNKQDRAKMAVIEYKGNCLPPLPLPHRDSNLTLLNQLLQGLRKDQEASTHSSHTVQTPEI; the protein is encoded by the exons ATGCGGCTGTCGGTCGCCGCTGCCATTTCTCACGGCCGCGTATTCCGCCGCCTGGGCCTTGGTCCCGAATCCCGCATCCACCTGCTGCAGAACTTGCTCACGGGACTGGTGCGACACGAACGCATCGAGGCGTCATGGGCACGCGTGGACGAGCTGAGGGGCTACGCGGAGAAG CTCATCGACTATGGGAAGCTGGGAGACACCAACGAACGAGCCATGCGCATGGCTGACTTCTGGCTCACG GAGAAAGACTTGATCCCAAAGCTGTTTCACGTACTGGCCCCTCGGTACCAAGGTCAGAATGGGGGCTACACGAGAATGCTGCAGATCCCAAACCGGAATAAGCAGGATCGGGCCAAGATGGCAGTGATCGAGTATAAAGGGAACTGCCTTccacccctgccccttcctcacAGAGACAGCAACCTCACACTCCTAAACCAGCTGCTTCAGGGGCTGCGGAAGGATCAGGAAGCAAGCACCCACAGCTCCCACACAGTTCAAACACCAGAGATTTAA